The Pseudomonas kermanshahensis genome includes a window with the following:
- the mtnA gene encoding S-methyl-5-thioribose-1-phosphate isomerase, with product MRERLLAAEKVTAIRWQGGVLHLLDQRLLPAQEVWLACDNVAQVVDAIRDMAVRGASAIGIAAAYGLVLALEERLAEGGDWEQDLEEDFLSLAEARPTAANLFWALNRMRERLQRLRPEEDVLAALQAEAVAIHESDREANLTMAQYGIELIRRHQGNAQTLLTYGNSGALASGGFGTALGVIRAGYLEGMVERVYAGETRPWLQGSRLTAWELANEGIPVTLCADSALAHLMKSKGITWVVVGADCIAANGDVASKIGTYQLAVSAMHHGVRFMVVAPSTSIDLNLATGEDIPLEERDADELLDYAGTRVAPQVEVFNPVFDVTPADLIDVIVTEKGIVERPDTAKLAQLMCRKRLH from the coding sequence ATGCGCGAGCGACTTTTGGCGGCGGAGAAGGTGACCGCGATCCGCTGGCAAGGCGGCGTTCTGCATCTGCTCGACCAGCGCCTGCTGCCCGCGCAGGAGGTCTGGCTGGCCTGCGACAATGTCGCGCAGGTGGTGGACGCGATCCGTGACATGGCTGTGCGCGGTGCGTCGGCCATCGGCATTGCCGCGGCCTACGGCCTGGTCCTCGCCCTGGAAGAGCGCCTGGCCGAGGGCGGCGACTGGGAGCAGGACCTGGAAGAAGACTTTCTCAGCCTGGCCGAGGCGCGCCCCACCGCCGCTAACCTGTTCTGGGCGCTGAACCGCATGCGCGAGCGCCTGCAGCGCTTGCGCCCGGAGGAAGACGTGCTGGCGGCGCTGCAAGCTGAGGCGGTAGCGATTCATGAAAGCGACCGTGAAGCCAACCTGACCATGGCCCAGTACGGCATCGAACTGATTCGCCGCCATCAGGGCAACGCCCAGACCCTGCTCACCTACGGCAATTCCGGGGCCCTGGCCAGTGGCGGTTTTGGCACCGCGCTGGGGGTGATCCGCGCGGGTTACCTGGAAGGCATGGTCGAGCGGGTGTATGCCGGCGAAACCCGCCCCTGGCTGCAAGGCTCGCGCCTGACCGCCTGGGAGTTGGCCAACGAGGGCATTCCGGTGACGTTGTGCGCCGATTCGGCCCTGGCCCACCTGATGAAGAGCAAGGGCATCACCTGGGTCGTGGTCGGTGCCGACTGCATCGCGGCCAATGGTGATGTGGCGAGCAAGATCGGCACCTACCAGCTCGCGGTCAGTGCCATGCACCACGGCGTGCGCTTCATGGTCGTGGCGCCGAGCACCAGCATCGACCTGAACCTGGCCACCGGCGAGGACATCCCCCTTGAAGAGCGCGATGCAGACGAGCTGCTGGATTACGCCGGCACCCGCGTGGCGCCGCAGGTGGAGGTGTTCAACCCAGTGTTCGACGTGACCCCGGCCGACCTGATCGACGTGATCGTGACCGAGAAGGGCATCGTTGAACGCCCGGATACCGCCAAGCTGGCTCAGTTGATGTGCCGCAAGCGTTTGCACTGA
- the gyrA gene encoding DNA gyrase subunit A, producing MGELAKEILPVNIEDELRQSYLDYAMSVIVGRALPDARDGLKPVHRRVLFAMSELGNDWNKPYKKSARVVGDVIGKYHPHGDTAVYDTIVRMAQPFSLRYLLVDGQGNFGSVDGDNAAAMRYTEVRMAKLAHELLADLHKETVDWVPNYDGTEQIPAVMPTRIPNLLVNGSSGIAVGMATNIPPHNLGEVIDGCLALIDNPDVTIDELMQFIPGPDFPTAGIINGRQGIIEAYRTGRGRIYMRARSEVEDIDKVGGRQQIVVTELPYQLNKARLIEKIAELVKEKKIEGITELRDESDKDGMRIVIELRRGEVPEVVLNNLYQQTQLQSVFGINVVALIDGRPRLLNLKDLLEAFVRHRREVVTRRTVFELRKARERGHILEGQAVALSNIDPVIALIKASPTPSEAKEALISTAWESSAVQVMVERAGADSCRPEDLPEQFGLREGKYYLSPEQAQAILDLRLHRLTGLEHEKLLAEYQEILEQIGELIRILSSAERLMEVIREELEAIRAEYGDARRTEILNASHDLNYGDMIPEEERVVTISHGGYAKTQPLSAYQAQRRGGKGKSATGVKDEDYIEHLLVANSHATLLLFSSKGKVYWKKTYEIPEASRAARGRPLVNLLPLEEGERITAMLQIDLEALQQSADLDEELDEADDTVLEGELVEAEEVDEEDGDTPEWSAEPTGAYIFMATASGTVKKTPLAQFARPRTSGLIALKLKEGDTLIAAAITDGAKEVMMFSDAGKVIRFAESVVREMGRTARGVRGMKLGKGQQIISMLIPESGAQILTASERGYGKRTPLSKFPRRGRGGQGVIAMGTKGRNGLLIGAIQVQEGEEIMLISDQGTLVRTRVGEVSSLSRNTQGVTLIKLAADETLVGLERIQEPSEEELDELVEADAQGEAPEAVDDDSAGAEEAPQE from the coding sequence ATGGGCGAACTGGCCAAAGAAATCCTCCCGGTCAATATCGAAGACGAACTGAGACAGTCTTACCTCGACTACGCGATGAGCGTGATTGTCGGGCGAGCGCTGCCCGATGCGCGTGACGGCTTGAAGCCCGTGCATCGTCGCGTTCTCTTTGCGATGAGCGAACTGGGCAACGACTGGAACAAACCGTACAAGAAGTCCGCCCGTGTGGTCGGTGACGTGATCGGTAAGTACCACCCGCACGGCGACACTGCGGTCTACGACACCATCGTGCGTATGGCCCAGCCGTTCTCGCTGCGTTACCTGCTGGTCGACGGCCAGGGCAACTTCGGTTCGGTCGACGGCGACAACGCCGCGGCCATGCGATACACCGAAGTGCGCATGGCCAAGCTGGCGCACGAGCTGCTGGCCGACCTGCACAAAGAAACCGTCGACTGGGTGCCCAACTACGACGGCACCGAGCAGATCCCGGCAGTCATGCCGACCCGTATTCCCAACCTGCTGGTCAACGGTTCCAGCGGTATCGCCGTGGGCATGGCGACCAACATCCCGCCGCACAACCTCGGCGAGGTCATCGACGGCTGCCTGGCGCTGATCGACAACCCGGATGTCACCATCGATGAGCTGATGCAGTTCATCCCTGGCCCAGACTTCCCGACTGCCGGCATCATCAACGGCCGCCAGGGCATCATCGAGGCCTACCGCACCGGCCGTGGCCGCATTTACATGCGTGCCCGTTCCGAAGTCGAAGACATCGACAAGGTCGGTGGCCGCCAGCAGATCGTCGTCACCGAGCTGCCGTACCAGCTGAACAAGGCGCGTCTGATCGAGAAGATCGCCGAGCTGGTCAAAGAGAAGAAGATCGAAGGCATTACCGAGCTGCGTGACGAGTCCGACAAGGACGGCATGCGCATCGTCATCGAGCTGCGTCGCGGCGAGGTGCCGGAGGTGGTGCTCAACAACCTCTATCAGCAGACCCAGCTGCAGAGCGTGTTCGGCATCAACGTCGTGGCCCTGATCGACGGCCGCCCGCGTCTGCTCAACCTCAAGGACCTGCTCGAAGCGTTCGTCCGCCACCGCCGTGAAGTGGTGACGCGCCGTACCGTGTTCGAGCTGCGCAAGGCCCGTGAGCGTGGCCACATCCTTGAAGGCCAAGCGGTCGCGCTGTCCAACATCGACCCGGTCATCGCCCTGATCAAGGCCTCGCCGACGCCGTCGGAAGCCAAGGAAGCGTTGATTTCCACTGCCTGGGAATCCAGCGCTGTGCAGGTCATGGTCGAGCGCGCCGGCGCCGATTCCTGCCGCCCTGAAGACCTCCCGGAGCAGTTCGGCCTGCGCGAGGGCAAGTACTACCTGTCGCCGGAACAGGCCCAGGCGATTCTTGACCTGCGTCTGCACCGCCTGACCGGCCTGGAGCACGAGAAGCTGCTGGCCGAGTACCAGGAAATCCTCGAGCAGATCGGCGAACTGATCCGCATCCTCAGCAGCGCCGAGCGCCTGATGGAAGTGATCCGCGAAGAGCTCGAAGCCATCCGCGCCGAATACGGCGATGCGCGCCGCACCGAGATCCTCAACGCCAGCCACGACCTCAACTACGGCGACATGATCCCGGAAGAAGAGCGCGTGGTGACTATCTCCCACGGTGGCTATGCCAAGACCCAGCCACTGTCCGCCTACCAGGCCCAGCGCCGTGGCGGCAAGGGCAAGTCGGCGACCGGCGTGAAGGACGAGGACTACATCGAGCACCTGTTGGTCGCCAACAGCCACGCCACCCTGTTGCTGTTCTCCAGCAAGGGCAAGGTGTACTGGAAGAAGACCTACGAAATCCCCGAAGCGTCCCGTGCTGCGCGTGGCCGTCCGCTGGTCAACCTGCTGCCGCTGGAAGAGGGTGAGCGCATCACTGCGATGCTGCAGATCGACCTCGAGGCCCTGCAGCAAAGCGCCGACCTGGACGAAGAGCTGGACGAGGCCGATGACACCGTGCTCGAAGGTGAGCTGGTAGAAGCCGAGGAAGTCGACGAAGAAGACGGCGACACCCCGGAATGGTCTGCTGAGCCGACCGGTGCCTATATCTTCATGGCCACCGCTTCCGGTACCGTCAAGAAGACCCCGCTGGCCCAGTTTGCCCGCCCACGCACCAGCGGCCTGATCGCCCTGAAGCTGAAAGAAGGCGACACCTTGATTGCCGCGGCCATCACCGACGGCGCCAAGGAAGTCATGATGTTCTCCGACGCCGGCAAGGTGATCCGCTTCGCTGAAAGCGTGGTGCGCGAAATGGGCCGTACCGCCCGTGGTGTGCGCGGCATGAAGTTGGGCAAAGGGCAGCAGATCATTTCGATGCTGATCCCTGAGTCCGGTGCGCAGATCCTCACCGCGTCCGAGCGTGGCTACGGCAAGCGTACGCCGCTGTCCAAGTTCCCGCGTCGCGGCCGTGGTGGCCAGGGCGTGATCGCCATGGGTACCAAGGGGCGCAACGGTCTGTTGATCGGCGCTATCCAGGTTCAGGAAGGCGAAGAGATCATGCTCATCTCCGACCAGGGCACCTTGGTGCGCACGCGGGTTGGTGAAGTGTCCAGCCTGAGCCGTAACACCCAGGGTGTGACGCTGATCAAGCTGGCGGCTGACGAAACGCTGGTGGGCCTGGAGCGGATCCAGGAGCCTTCCGAAGAAGAGCTCGACGAACTGGTCGAGGCGGATGCGCAAGGCGAAGCGCCGGAGGCTGTCGATGACGACAGCGCGGGCGCCGAAGAGGCACCGCAAGAGTAA
- the serC gene encoding 3-phosphoserine/phosphohydroxythreonine transaminase, producing the protein MSKRAFNFCAGPAALPDAVLQRAQAEMLDWRGKGLSVMEMSHRSDDYVAIAEKAEQDLRDLLSVPSNYKVLFLQGGASQQFAEIPLNLLPENGTADYVETGIWSKKAIEEGRRFGNINVAASAKPYDYLAIPGQNDWNLTKNAAYVHYASNETIGGLQFDWVPETGDVPLVVDMSSDILSRPIDVSQYGLIYAGAQKNIGPSGLVVVIVREDLLGHARSSCPTMLDYKVSADNGSMYNTPATYSWYLSGLVFEWLKEQGGVEAMEQRNRAKKDRLYSFIDASDFYTNPISVNARSWMNVPFRLADERLDKAFLAGADARGLLNLKGHRSVGGMRASIYNALGLEAVEALVGYMAEFEKEHG; encoded by the coding sequence GTGAGCAAACGAGCCTTTAACTTCTGCGCAGGCCCTGCTGCGCTTCCTGACGCTGTCCTGCAGCGCGCCCAGGCCGAAATGCTGGACTGGCGCGGCAAGGGCTTGTCGGTGATGGAAATGAGCCATCGCAGCGACGATTACGTGGCCATCGCCGAGAAGGCCGAGCAGGACCTGCGTGACCTGCTGTCCGTCCCCTCCAACTACAAGGTCCTGTTCCTGCAGGGCGGTGCCAGCCAGCAGTTCGCCGAGATCCCGCTGAACCTGCTGCCGGAAAACGGTACCGCCGACTACGTCGAAACCGGTATCTGGTCGAAGAAGGCGATCGAGGAAGGGCGCCGTTTCGGCAACATCAATGTCGCCGCCAGCGCCAAGCCTTACGACTACCTCGCCATCCCAGGCCAGAACGACTGGAACCTGACCAAGAACGCTGCCTACGTGCACTATGCGTCCAACGAGACCATTGGTGGCCTGCAATTCGACTGGGTGCCAGAAACCGGTGACGTTCCGCTGGTGGTCGACATGTCGTCCGATATCCTCTCTCGCCCGATCGACGTCTCGCAGTACGGCCTGATCTACGCCGGCGCGCAGAAAAACATCGGCCCGAGCGGCCTGGTGGTGGTGATCGTGCGCGAAGACCTGCTGGGCCATGCCCGCAGCAGCTGCCCGACCATGCTCGACTACAAGGTGTCGGCCGACAACGGCTCGATGTACAACACCCCGGCCACCTATTCCTGGTACCTCTCGGGCCTGGTGTTCGAGTGGCTCAAGGAGCAGGGTGGCGTCGAGGCCATGGAGCAGCGCAACCGCGCCAAGAAAGACCGCCTGTACAGCTTCATCGACGCCAGCGACTTCTACACCAACCCGATCAGCGTCAACGCCCGTTCGTGGATGAACGTGCCGTTCCGCCTGGCCGACGAGCGCCTGGACAAGGCCTTCCTGGCCGGCGCCGACGCCCGTGGCTTGCTCAACCTCAAGGGCCATCGTTCGGTCGGCGGCATGCGTGCCTCGATCTACAACGCCCTGGGCCTGGAAGCGGTTGAAGCCCTGGTTGGCTACATGGCTGAATTCGAGAAGGAGCACGGCTGA